GTCCTCGGCCTGGACAGCACTGAGCAATCGCTGCAGATTCAGAGCCGGGTCGGTTACATGCCGCAACAGTTCGGCCTCTATCAGGATCTCACCGTGCAGGAGAATCTCGACCTTTTTTCCGACCTGCAGGGTGTCCCGGGGCGAATTCGCCATGAGCGCCACGCCAGGCTGCTGGAGATGACCGACCTGGCGTCCTTCACCGCCCGCCGCGCCGGAAAACTCTCCGGCGGGATGAAGCAGAAACTTGGCTTAGCCTGCTCCCTGATCAAATCGCCGCAAATGCTCTTACTCGACGAACCGACCGTTGGCGTTGATCCCGTGTCGCGCCGGGATCTCTGGCAAATCATCGCCCAGTTGGTGAACGAGGAAGGGATCGGAGTTCTGGTTGCCACCTCCTATCTGGATGAAGCGGAGCAATGCCAACAGGTCGTGGTCCTGCAAAACGGCACCATTGTCGCCCAGGACGAACCGGAGCAGTTCCGCGCCAAAATGCGCGGCCGGGTCTATCGCTTCGCCCCCAACCAGGTTGCCGAAACCAGGGCGTTGCAGACCACACTGGCAGGGACTGCTGAGGTTATCGATGCGACCATCCGCTCCGGCCGGGTCCGTTGTGTCATCGACGCTGAGTTTACACGCCCCATCGCAGAGCTGATCCCGCGGTCCAGCTACCAGGAGGTCAGCATCAGCGAACCGTCCTTTGAAGATGCTTTCATGGCCCTGGCCCAGCGTCCGGAGGTCAGGTTTCTGCCCGAGCAGCCGGCAGTCTCCCAGACCCGCGCAGATGAAGTTGTGGTCCAGGTCCACAACCTGAAAAAGACTTTCGGCAGCTTTACGGCTGTCCAGGGAATCAGTTTCGAGGTCCAGCGGGGACAGATCTTTGGCCTGCTCGGCCCCAACGGCGCAGGCAAAACCACTACCTTTCGAATGCTCTGCGGCCTGACCAGCATCAGCGACGGTGAGATCAGCGTGGCTGGTCACAATCTGCGTAAGTCGCGCGCCCGCGCCCGCGCCAACCTGGGCTATATGGCGCAGGCCTTTTCCCTCTACCGGCAGCTGAGCGTCACCGACAATCTGAAATTTTACGGTAAGGCTTACGGACTGTACGGTAAACGGCTACAGGAACGTATGGCCTGGGCACTGGAGGAATTCGAACTGCAGGAACGCCGTGACACGCCGGCCGGAGACCTGCCCGGCGGTTTCAAACAGCGCCTGGCCATGGCCACCGCCATGCTTCACGAACCGGCGCTGTTATTTCTGGACGAACCGACCTCGGGTGCCGACCCGCTGGCCCGGCGCGAATTCTGGTTGCGCATCAACGGCTTTGCCCAACAGGGCGTCACCGTGATCGTCACCACCCACTTTATGGAAGAGGCTGAATACTGCGACCATATGCTGATCATGTCCCACGGCACCGAACTGGCCCAGGGGACACCGGCCGATATCCGTCGCCTGGCCCGCAGCCAGGACAATCCCGACCCGACCATTGAAGATGCCTTTATCGCCCTGGCCGAGGGGACGGCCTCCCCCGCGGGGCTGTCCGGAGGTCGTCATGAATGAGCTGGCCCTGGCGCTGATGCGCCTGCGCGGCTTTTTACGCAAAGAGATTCTGCAGATCAAGCGCGATCCGAGCAGCATTCTGCTGGCCCTGGTGATGCCCCTGATCCTGTTGTTTCTGTTCGGCTACGGCGTTTCCCTCAATCCAACCCAGGTTCCGGTGGCGGTTGTCGCAACCGACCCGGCCCCGCAGGCCCGCGACCTGGTCGCCCGTTTCACCCTGTCGCCATTCTTCCAGCCGCAGACTGTCAAAACCATGGCCGAGGCGGAAACCCTGCTCAGGACCGGTCAGGTCGACGGCATCATCCATATCCGCAACAATTTTACCAGCGACCTGATCAATGCCGGTCAGTCGCCGGTCCAGGTGATCGTCAATGGC
This genomic window from Pelobacter seleniigenes DSM 18267 contains:
- a CDS encoding ATP-binding cassette domain-containing protein, with the translated sequence MEENNKGIDDHHATERIVLEATRLSKQFSPKKQPVVHALREISLQVQAGRITGLVGPDGAGKTTLLRIAAGLLKPTAGRVTVLGLDSTEQSLQIQSRVGYMPQQFGLYQDLTVQENLDLFSDLQGVPGRIRHERHARLLEMTDLASFTARRAGKLSGGMKQKLGLACSLIKSPQMLLLDEPTVGVDPVSRRDLWQIIAQLVNEEGIGVLVATSYLDEAEQCQQVVVLQNGTIVAQDEPEQFRAKMRGRVYRFAPNQVAETRALQTTLAGTAEVIDATIRSGRVRCVIDAEFTRPIAELIPRSSYQEVSISEPSFEDAFMALAQRPEVRFLPEQPAVSQTRADEVVVQVHNLKKTFGSFTAVQGISFEVQRGQIFGLLGPNGAGKTTTFRMLCGLTSISDGEISVAGHNLRKSRARARANLGYMAQAFSLYRQLSVTDNLKFYGKAYGLYGKRLQERMAWALEEFELQERRDTPAGDLPGGFKQRLAMATAMLHEPALLFLDEPTSGADPLARREFWLRINGFAQQGVTVIVTTHFMEEAEYCDHMLIMSHGTELAQGTPADIRRLARSQDNPDPTIEDAFIALAEGTASPAGLSGGRHE